In Carassius auratus strain Wakin unplaced genomic scaffold, ASM336829v1 scaf_tig00025698, whole genome shotgun sequence, the following proteins share a genomic window:
- the LOC113078434 gene encoding uncharacterized protein LOC113078434 — MMFDVSSDTPLEIAAFAETLAENFETRYQRFYDDTHVILAALLDPRFKNEWIARDEKVQGKQIEIRELLVYQTELLCSVNKKVTSLSLVADPVTVPDRVPEPSSAKKVKTMFQSYATVACSSSTTLDVRGEVEQYLGMPRLNTEVDDVLRFWKENSNVLPQLSQIARRIFSIPSGSASVERVFSIAVLMSSNNRMCLAPATLQKLVFLKVNAALEI, encoded by the exons ATGATGTTTGATGTTTCCAGTGACACTCCACTGGAAATAGCCGCATTCGCAGAAACTCTAGCTGAGAACTTTGAGACTCGTTATCAAAGGTTTTATGACGACACTCACGTTATTCTGGCTGCATTATTAGATCCACGCTTCAAGAACGAGTGGATTGCAAGAGATGAAAAG GTTCAAGGCAAACAGATTGAGATCCGGGAGTTGTTAGTATATCAAACAGAACTTCTCTGCagtgtaaataaaaaagtaacatccCTTTCCCTTGTCGCTGACCCTGTGACTGTCCCTGACCGTGTCCCTGAGCCATCGAGCGCAAAAAAAGTCAAGACAATGTTCCAGTCATACGCAACTGTGGCCTGTTCGTCTTCTACAACACTAGACGTCAGAGGAGAAGTCGAGCAATACCTTGGAATGCCAAGATTGAACACCGAAGTTGACGACGTCCTTCGCTTCTGGAAAGAAAATTCTAATGTACTGCCACAACTTTCACAAATTGCAAGACGCATATTTAGCATTCCCAGCGGCTCGGCCAGCGTGGAAAGGGTGTTTTCTATTGCTGTTCTGATGTCCAGCAATAACCGCATGTGCTTGGCACCTGCCACTCTACAAAAGCTTGTTTTTCTAAAAGTTAACGCAGCACTGGAGATTTAG
- the LOC113078435 gene encoding uncharacterized protein LOC113078435 gives MLYLVHCQSHNALRKLESVFGADEERVKAVREGDSVTLNPDLTQIQGFTEIQWWFKDQLFAITDGRNHEYPENERFRDRLKLNQNGSLTITNMKTKHSGLYKLWIELNTGPLTLDFTVTVNESPSVIDAVKGEMKFESVKEGAPVTLQTDVKQLHGDELIVWRCGEEGKLIAKADMEAKSSPLYDTDGRFSGRLELDHVTGSLTLTNTRTTDSGLYYLQISSNQQTLYKRFTVTVSEPDLSPGAVAAIVIAVLAAVAVGVAGLIYYRRKFSELRKQMCKYYS, from the exons ATGCTTTATCTGGTCCACTGTCAATCCCACAATGCCTTGCGTAAGCTTGAAA gtgtgtttggtgctgaTGAAGAAAGAGTGAAGGCAGTGagggagggagattctgtcactctaaacCCTGATCTGACTCAAATACAGGGATTTACTGAGATACAGTGGTGGTTTAAAGATCAGCTTTTTGCTATTACTGATGGAAGGAATCATGAATATCCTGAAAATGAGAGATttagagacagactgaagctgaacCAGAATGGGTCTCTGACCATCACCAACATGAAGACCAAACACTCTGGACTCTATAAACTATGGATCGAACTCAACACTGGGCCCTTAACTTTGGATTTCACTGTCACTGTCAATG AGTCTCCATCTGTTATTGATGCTGTTAAAGGAGAAATGAAGTTTGAATCGGTGAAGGAGGGAGCTCCGGTAACTCTTCAGACTGATGTTAAACAGCTACACGGAGATGAGCTGATAGTGTGGAGGTGTGGAGAAGAAGGAAAACTCATCGCTAAAGCTGATATGGAGGCTAAGAGCTCACCATTATATGATACTGATGGGAGATTCAGTGGAAGACTGGAgctggatcatgtgactggatctctgaccctcacaaacaccagaaccacagactctggactctaTTATCTACAGatcagcagcaaccaacagaccTTATACAAGAGATTCACTGTTACTGTCAGTG AACCAGATCTGTCTCCAGGTGCTGTAGCAGCGATTGTTATTGCTGTTCTAGCTGCTGTTGCTGTTGGTGTAGCTGGACTGATTTACTATCGCCGCAAGTTCTCTGAACTACGAAAACAAATGTGTAAGTATTACAGCTGA